In the genome of [Mycoplasma] phocae, one region contains:
- a CDS encoding BMP family ABC transporter substrate-binding protein, which yields MKKKNFKWWIALPAAVAILPLIAASCEKKDNSGNGGSGQDMNKKLDQLDNGMNGNGQDNRDFTKTYAKTDIAKIRPIAQKKDAEIKQAIESGNTKKLDIVLLIAGEKLIDLSFNQSVWEAISQHSIQTKNITSSYLEPFDDAAVTKSYDELISGPKNVWVLTGFKHSYLFKKWLLNGNGRNLDALANSNAVVVGVDWILDGLTPEQQEKLKGKIITLNYKIEEAAWIAGYAAADFLAKKYPNAADREKRGIATFGGHPRKEVTNFITGFLGGIKNFNNEPNNKDKKALITSNPIVIDTNFNTENPAKINIVQNITKNGNPAIILPVAGPFITVVAKEIISSKTAQSIIGVDNDQSKNFPRQESLFFTSIEKRIGATIYRVLTDLFTKKQDSDIISDFNKTKKIENVRLGYWDEFVSLSDSTKTDNDKTLAGQSIVNAIEMFKKIVSQENKANAVKLLGIKEMVEVAPEGKTVKEVNGEILNALIKEINA from the coding sequence GTGAAAAAGAAAAATTTCAAATGATGAATTGCTTTACCAGCGGCTGTTGCAATTCTTCCCTTAATCGCAGCTTCATGCGAAAAAAAAGATAATAGTGGCAACGGGGGAAGCGGTCAAGATATGAATAAAAAACTTGATCAACTTGATAATGGTATGAATGGTAATGGTCAAGACAATCGTGATTTTACCAAAACATATGCAAAAACTGATATAGCTAAAATTAGACCTATAGCACAGAAAAAGGATGCTGAGATTAAACAAGCAATAGAATCTGGAAATACAAAAAAATTAGATATAGTTCTTCTAATTGCCGGTGAAAAATTAATCGATTTATCATTCAATCAATCAGTTTGAGAGGCAATATCTCAACACTCAATTCAAACTAAAAATATAACAAGTTCATATCTTGAACCATTTGATGATGCTGCCGTTACGAAATCATATGATGAACTCATTAGTGGACCAAAAAATGTTTGAGTACTAACTGGATTTAAACACAGTTACTTATTCAAAAAATGATTACTAAATGGAAATGGAAGAAATTTAGATGCCTTAGCAAATTCAAATGCCGTTGTTGTTGGTGTTGACTGAATTCTAGATGGATTAACACCAGAACAACAAGAAAAATTAAAAGGCAAAATTATTACCTTAAATTATAAAATTGAAGAAGCAGCCTGAATCGCAGGATATGCTGCTGCTGATTTTCTAGCTAAAAAATACCCTAATGCAGCTGATCGTGAAAAAAGAGGAATTGCTACTTTTGGTGGACACCCGAGAAAAGAAGTTACCAACTTTATTACAGGATTTCTTGGTGGAATTAAAAACTTTAATAACGAACCGAATAATAAAGATAAAAAGGCTTTAATCACCTCTAATCCTATCGTTATCGATACCAACTTTAATACTGAAAATCCAGCGAAGATTAATATTGTTCAAAACATTACCAAAAATGGCAATCCCGCAATTATTCTTCCTGTAGCAGGACCATTTATTACTGTTGTTGCAAAAGAAATTATAAGTTCTAAAACTGCACAATCAATTATTGGTGTTGACAATGACCAATCAAAGAACTTTCCGAGACAGGAATCCTTATTCTTTACATCAATCGAAAAAAGAATTGGTGCAACTATTTATCGGGTTTTAACTGATTTATTTACCAAAAAACAAGATTCAGACATTATTTCTGATTTCAACAAAACAAAAAAAATAGAAAATGTTAGATTAGGATATTGAGATGAATTCGTTTCATTATCAGATTCGACAAAAACAGACAATGATAAAACATTGGCCGGTCAATCTATTGTCAATGCTATAGAAATGTTTAAAAAAATTGTTTCTCAAGAAAATAAGGCTAATGCTGTTAAATTGCTTGGAATTAAGGAAATGGTTGAAGTAGCCCCTGAAGGAAAAACCGTTAAAGAAGTTAATGGGGAAATTTTAAACGCTTTAATTAAAGAAATAAATGCTTAA
- the def gene encoding peptide deformylase, whose translation MFKFEDVKLVQLPEQVLRKKSQNVELPLSQENIDLIEKMIFHVDDSQKRNTKFRPAVGVAAVQYGILKNIFYIMIKDDKEKYLFKDALINPVMIGHSEHKIAISEGEGCLSVNENHPNQEGYIYRYSRVLIKAYSYLEKKEKIYDVSGYPAIVMQHEFDHLQGTLFIDHINKKDPWYKEENAKFI comes from the coding sequence ATGTTTAAATTTGAAGACGTTAAATTAGTTCAATTACCAGAACAAGTGTTAAGAAAAAAATCTCAAAATGTGGAATTGCCTTTATCACAAGAGAATATTGATTTAATTGAAAAAATGATTTTCCATGTCGATGATAGTCAAAAAAGAAACACTAAGTTTCGCCCAGCTGTTGGTGTGGCGGCAGTTCAATATGGAATTTTAAAAAATATTTTTTATATTATGATCAAAGATGATAAAGAAAAATATTTATTTAAAGACGCTCTAATTAATCCAGTTATGATCGGACATTCCGAACACAAAATTGCCATTTCTGAAGGTGAAGGATGTTTGAGCGTTAACGAAAATCATCCAAATCAAGAGGGATATATTTATCGATATTCACGTGTTTTAATTAAGGCTTATTCATATTTGGAGAAAAAAGAAAAAATTTATGATGTTTCGGGTTACCCCGCTATTGTAATGCAACATGAATTTGATCATTTACAAGGCACGCTATTCATTGATCATATTAACAAAAAAGATCCATGATATAAAGAAGAGAACGCTAAATTTATTTAA
- a CDS encoding hemolysin family protein, with product MDIPLTTNDIKTVQGHLWEYIVYSILLLFLLICSGIFSACETAYTALNRAKINTLIEKNVRGAKLIEKQHNFFNRTLGTVLIANNLVNISASTLLVYVLSLTTLNSGIATIISTLVMTPIIVFLAEIIPKLIAKAHPEKTIRSFYWFIEMLYWLFFPITFPISKIGKKIYITNTEEEVKNLINIAQNEGVLDTNESAMAQNVLDLDSTKVLQHYIKLKNVDYISSKATMSEALEMFKKTNYSRIPVEKNGNLIGILLLKDIFFLKRGNIMNYVKMVPTLSANSILSVALEKLRQSRAQMAFVTENNNSGNVIGIITVEDILEEVVGEIYDEYDDDEQIYEISLERCEAKGTVIMKTLWKQLEFEKILGYELDENEKNLSLSNWLELQINRPLRKNSKFTFKEKLYFKVLEKKSKEKKYDYIEIDWS from the coding sequence ATGGATATACCGCTCACAACAAATGATATAAAAACTGTCCAGGGTCACCTATGAGAATATATTGTTTATTCAATTTTATTATTATTTTTACTAATTTGCAGTGGAATTTTTTCAGCTTGCGAAACAGCTTATACAGCCTTAAATCGCGCTAAAATTAATACATTAATTGAAAAAAATGTTCGTGGAGCTAAATTAATAGAGAAACAGCATAATTTTTTTAACCGTACACTTGGAACGGTTCTGATTGCCAATAACCTTGTTAATATTTCAGCTTCAACATTACTAGTATATGTACTATCTTTAACAACACTAAATTCTGGAATTGCAACAATTATTTCAACTTTAGTAATGACACCAATTATTGTATTTTTAGCTGAAATAATTCCAAAATTGATAGCAAAAGCTCATCCTGAAAAAACAATTAGATCTTTTTATTGATTTATTGAAATGCTATATTGATTATTTTTCCCTATCACCTTCCCAATTTCAAAAATTGGTAAAAAAATTTATATCACGAATACTGAAGAAGAAGTAAAAAATTTAATTAATATCGCTCAAAATGAGGGAGTTCTTGATACAAATGAATCAGCAATGGCACAAAATGTGCTTGATTTAGATTCAACGAAAGTATTACAACACTATATTAAATTAAAAAATGTTGATTATATATCGTCTAAAGCAACAATGTCCGAAGCATTAGAGATGTTTAAGAAAACCAACTATTCGAGAATACCGGTTGAAAAAAATGGTAATTTGATTGGAATTTTACTTTTAAAAGATATTTTCTTTTTGAAACGTGGAAATATTATGAATTATGTTAAAATGGTGCCAACTCTTTCTGCTAATTCAATTCTTTCGGTGGCTTTAGAAAAACTAAGACAATCGCGTGCTCAAATGGCTTTTGTAACTGAAAATAACAATAGTGGAAATGTTATTGGAATAATCACTGTTGAAGATATTTTAGAAGAAGTCGTTGGAGAGATTTATGACGAATATGACGATGATGAACAAATTTATGAAATAAGTTTAGAACGTTGTGAAGCTAAAGGCACAGTAATAATGAAAACATTATGAAAACAACTTGAATTTGAAAAAATTCTAGGCTATGAATTAGATGAAAATGAAAAAAATCTTTCACTATCTAACTGACTTGAATTGCAAATTAATCGTCCACTACGTAAAAATAGTAAATTTACTTTTAAAGAAAAACTATATTTCAAGGTTTTAGAAAAAAAATCTAAAGAAAAAAAATATGATTATATCGAAATTGATTGAAGTTAA